A genomic window from Glycine soja cultivar W05 chromosome 10, ASM419377v2, whole genome shotgun sequence includes:
- the LOC114370736 gene encoding dnaJ homolog subfamily B member 14-like, which yields MEFNKDEAVRARQVAEARMQRGEFVEALKFATKAKKLCADVVNITHVITICEVHNAAKKKLSATDLDWYAILQIEGLADEAAIKKQYRRLALLLHPDKNKFAGAEAAFKLVGQAKGVLSDQAKRSLFDKNFGASVRGAAVKSTGSKKQVRQKTFWTCCQHCNAKYQYSIPFLNATLRCQQCLKTFKAGAIPFVVQKESPVHGPPKPASENTGGNPLGRDHAGTFGRSNPVPMKKCAAGVGVHCEGEKSKDGCVPASRGMDPQTSKNVGSKRVWQSAPDSGESFKAGNGDEMKDAYVQENAVDPSRLNAGRSSRKKQHF from the coding sequence ATGGAGTTCAACAAGGACGAGGCTGTGAGGGCTAGGCAAGTTGCAGAAGCTAGAATGCAAAGAGGTGAATTTGTGGAGGCACTCAAGTTTGCTACCAAGGCCAAAAAATTGTGTGCTGACGTTGTAAACATTACCCATGTTATTACAATTTGTGAGGTTCACAATGCTGCAAAGAAAAAACTCTCTGCCACTGATTTGGACTGGTATGCAATTCTTCAGATTGAAGGGTTGGCTGATGAAGCAGCCATAAAGAAACAGTACAGGAGGCTTGCATTGCTACTTCATCCTGATAAGAACAAGTTTGCTGGTGCAGAAGCTGCTTTCAAGTTGGTTGGGCAAGCTAAAGGGGTCTTGAGTGACCAAGCAAAACGTTCTTTGTTTGACAAGAATTTTGGAGCCTCCGTGAGAGGTGCTGCAGTGAAATCCACTGGTTCCAAGAAGCAAGTTAGACAGAAGACGTTCTGGACATGTTGCCAACATTGTAATGCTAAGTACCAGTACTCCATACCATTTTTAAATGCAACTTTACGCTGTCAACAGTGTTTGAAGACCTTTAAAGCTGGTGCTATTCCTTTTGTTGTCCAGAAAGAATCTCCAGTGCATGGTCCTCCAAAACCAGCCTCAGAAAATACTGGTGGAAATCCCCTTGGTAGAGACCATGCTGGTACGTTTGGGCGGTCAAATCCTGTGCCTATGAAAAAATGTGCTGCTGGAGTTGGTGTTCATTGTGAAGGTGAAAAGAGTAAAGATGGCTGCGTTCCTGCATCCAGAGGCATGGACCCCCAAACCTCTAAAAATGTTGGAAGTAAAAGAGTATGGCAGTCAGCACCAGATTCAGGAGAAAGTTTCAAGGCTGGTAATGGTGATGAGATGAAAGATGCTTATGTTCAAGAAAATGCTGTTGATCCTTCGAGACTTAATGCAGGGAGATCTTCCAGGAAAAAGCAGCATTTTTAA